The Cupriavidus necator N-1 DNA window ATCGCCGATGATGGCGCTGACGCGCTGCACCGCATCGACGATGTCCTGCATCGCCCGGCCGGCGTCATCGACCAGCCCCGAGCCTTCACGCACATTGGCCACCGAGGCGCCGATCAGCGCGCGGATCTCCTTCGATGCGCCGGCGCAGCGCTGCGCCAGGTCGCGCACATCGCCGGCCACCACGGCAAACCCGCGGCCGTGCTCGCCGGCACGCGCGGCTTCCACTGCCGCATTCAGCGCCAGGATATTGGTCTGGAACGCAACCTTCTCGATCACGTCGATGATGTCGACGATCTTGCCCGAGCTGGCATCGATCGATTGCATGGTGTTGACCACGAGCAGCACGGCCTCGCTGCCGCGCTCGGCCAGGGTCGCGGCATCCGTTGCCAGCCCGCGGGCCTCGCGCGCGCTGTCGGCATTCTGGCGCACGGTACTGGTCAGTTCCTCCATGCTCGAGGCGGTCTCTTCCAGCGAAGCCGCCTGCTGCTCGGTGCGCTGCGACAAGTCGGCGTTGCCGCTGGCGATCTGCTTGCTGGCCGAGGCGATCGCGTCCGCGCCGCCGCGCACGTCGCCCACCATGGCCACCAGGCTGGCCTGCATCCGGCCCAGCATGCCGAGCATGCGCGCGGTCTCGTTGCGCGCTGACTCGTCGGCCAGCACCTCGCCGCCGGAGGCTGCGACGCTCAGGTCGCCACCCGCGATCTTCTCGAAACGCCCGATCGCCGTATCCAGGGGCTGGACGATCGAACCGCGCAGGCGCCATGCCACCACGGTGCTGAAGGCCAGGCCCACGGCCAGCACACATGCCGACAGCGTGAACAGGTTGCGGTAGCGTTGCTGCGACGCCTCGTAGACCT harbors:
- a CDS encoding methyl-accepting chemotaxis protein, which translates into the protein MFKNTTIGARLWFLTIVTNLLLLIVGAVGWFGMSRSNEATHQIYGQQLSAAVNLAEARSNQLLVRVLLDQATFATDPTDAKARAATAEGFARDSERAWQAYLALPRSADEARAVEDVTAKRDALFKQGVAPMIAALHAGDRDGMMKAVLETIPRLDIAFTAVNTELNKLQVASAKQVYEASQQRYRNLFTLSACVLAVGLAFSTVVAWRLRGSIVQPLDTAIGRFEKIAGGDLSVAASGGEVLADESARNETARMLGMLGRMQASLVAMVGDVRGGADAIASASKQIASGNADLSQRTEQQAASLEETASSMEELTSTVRQNADSAREARGLATDAATLAERGSEAVLLVVNTMQSIDASSGKIVDIIDVIEKVAFQTNILALNAAVEAARAGEHGRGFAVVAGDVRDLAQRCAGASKEIRALIGASVANVREGSGLVDDAGRAMQDIVDAVQRVSAIIGDISAASDEQSNGIEQVNVAVSQMDSMTQQNAALVEQAAAAAAALEDQAQRLTSLVATFRLA